In bacterium, a single window of DNA contains:
- a CDS encoding PTS system mannose/fructose/sorbose family transporter subunit IID: MLSKGDIFKIFFRSLFVQSIFNFERMQSVGFVYTIFPMIKKLYSQPRAQKEVILRHLEFINTHPYFITLISGLIISKEEELSKGKEGLTPADISVLKSYMTSPLAGIGDSLLWATYRPLISLLGMMITSTLIWIQKSPIWGIIFFLIIYNILPLYLRFIGIKKGYCLKENLIEKISKISFQRIKSIFNIIGITFLGILSSILCWFNARLIKTDVVEEYFIGIASLIIIIATGIGIRIRISPLIIFLFILGIGSLLVYFKTMGMWSYNSEIKYLTRIIL; this comes from the coding sequence ATGCTATCTAAAGGTGATATTTTCAAGATATTTTTCAGGTCATTATTTGTGCAGTCAATATTCAATTTTGAGCGGATGCAAAGTGTAGGATTTGTTTATACGATATTCCCAATGATAAAAAAATTGTATTCACAGCCTCGAGCACAAAAAGAAGTTATTCTTCGACACTTAGAATTTATCAATACGCATCCATATTTTATTACATTAATTAGTGGCTTAATTATTTCAAAAGAAGAAGAACTATCAAAAGGTAAAGAAGGATTAACTCCGGCTGACATCTCGGTTTTGAAATCATATATGACATCGCCTCTGGCTGGAATCGGAGATAGTTTGCTTTGGGCAACATATCGACCTTTAATCTCCCTTTTGGGAATGATGATAACATCAACCTTAATCTGGATACAAAAATCCCCTATTTGGGGAATAATCTTTTTCTTGATTATTTATAATATTTTGCCTTTATATCTGAGATTTATCGGCATAAAAAAAGGATATTGCCTTAAAGAAAACCTGATAGAAAAAATCAGTAAAATCTCTTTTCAGCGGATTAAATCTATATTCAATATTATCGGCATAACTTTTTTGGGGATATTAAGTAGTATTCTTTGCTGGTTTAATGCCCGTTTAATAAAAACTGATGTGGTTGAAGAATATTTTATTGGAATAGCATCATTGATAATTATAATTGCTACAGGCATTGGCATTAGAATAAGAATCAGTCCTTTGATTATCTTTTTGTTCATATTGGGAATAGGGAGTTTATTAGTTTATTTTAAAACAATGGGAATGTGGTCTTATAATTCTGAAATTAAATATTTAACCAGGATTATCTTATGA
- a CDS encoding HPr family phosphocarrier protein, which translates to MNSVEKIVTLENKLGLHLRAAVIFVQAATKFQSVIKVKKVNNSGSGWRNGKSILSVGTLDAGKGSQIIINARGEDAIEAVEKLTKLFEDKFGEKE; encoded by the coding sequence ATGAATTCAGTAGAAAAAATAGTTACACTTGAAAATAAATTAGGGTTACACCTCCGGGCGGCGGTTATTTTCGTCCAGGCTGCCACTAAATTTCAATCCGTGATTAAAGTAAAAAAAGTTAATAACTCAGGTTCAGGATGGAGAAATGGCAAAAGTATTTTAAGTGTGGGAACTTTAGATGCAGGCAAAGGTAGTCAAATAATAATCAATGCCCGTGGCGAAGATGCTATAGAGGCGGTAGAAAAATTAACAAAATTATTCGAAGATAAATTTGGAGAAAAAGAATGA